In Thermodesulfobacteriota bacterium, one DNA window encodes the following:
- a CDS encoding ABC transporter ATP-binding protein: protein MEPILKIENLTISFGGIKALNRVSFEVQKGTIYSIIGPNGAGKTTIFNCISGIYPPDAGKIYFKGEEITHLKPHQVAKKGIARTFQNIELFSHMTTMDNLMLGRHIHMKTGVWSGATFLNKNSKAAREEIEHRRKVEEIIDFLDLQSARNQFVINLPYGTRKLVELGRALALEPELILLDEPSAGMNLEEKMDMIFSIQDIRDDLGITVLLVEHDMNLIMEVSDRILALNFGEKIAEGLPQEIQRHPEVLKAYLGEEESLAQR, encoded by the coding sequence ATGGAGCCGATCCTAAAAATCGAAAACCTGACCATCTCCTTCGGGGGGATCAAGGCCCTCAACCGGGTGAGCTTCGAGGTCCAGAAGGGGACCATCTACTCGATCATCGGGCCGAACGGGGCGGGCAAGACGACCATCTTCAACTGCATCAGCGGGATCTATCCTCCTGACGCCGGAAAGATCTATTTCAAAGGGGAGGAGATCACCCATCTGAAGCCCCATCAGGTGGCCAAGAAAGGGATCGCCCGGACCTTTCAGAACATCGAGCTCTTCTCCCACATGACCACGATGGATAACCTGATGCTGGGCCGTCACATCCACATGAAAACGGGCGTCTGGAGCGGAGCCACCTTCCTCAATAAGAATTCAAAGGCCGCCCGGGAGGAGATCGAACATCGGCGGAAGGTGGAAGAGATCATCGACTTCCTGGACTTGCAATCCGCAAGAAACCAGTTTGTGATCAATCTCCCTTACGGGACCCGAAAACTGGTGGAATTGGGCCGGGCCCTGGCCCTGGAACCGGAGTTGATCCTTCTCGACGAACCTTCCGCAGGGATGAACCTCGAGGAGAAGATGGACATGATCTTCTCCATCCAGGACATCCGGGACGATCTCGGCATCACGGTCCTGCTCGTCGAGCATGACATGAACCTGATCATGGAGGTCTCTGACCGAATCCTGGCCCTCAATTTCGGAGAGAAGATCGCCGAGGGGTTGCCCCAGGAGATCCAGAGGCATCCCGAGGTCTTGAAGGCCTATTTAGGAGAGGAAGAGAGCCTTGCTCAACGTTAA
- a CDS encoding ABC transporter ATP-binding protein, which produces MAIRGVSLEVQEKQIVSILGANGAGKTTILKTIMGLLEDQPDKGTIEFMGKRIDGKDAEEIVHLGISYVPEGREVFPELSVDENLKMGAYTRRDKKGIREDYERVLHHFPILRQRKDQWAGTLSGGEQQMLAIGRALMARPKLLMLDEPSLGLSPLLVKEIFGIIQTINDEGTTILLVEQNAKMALRISDYAFVLESGRIVAANKPEILLQDEDVKEFYLGIRSEESAKGYQRWKRKKRWR; this is translated from the coding sequence ATGGCAATCCGGGGAGTCTCCCTCGAGGTCCAGGAGAAACAGATCGTCTCCATCCTCGGGGCCAACGGCGCCGGAAAGACGACCATCCTCAAGACGATCATGGGGCTCCTGGAAGATCAACCCGACAAGGGGACGATCGAATTCATGGGCAAGAGGATCGACGGGAAGGACGCCGAGGAGATCGTCCATCTCGGCATCTCCTACGTCCCCGAGGGACGAGAGGTCTTTCCCGAGTTGAGCGTCGACGAAAACTTGAAGATGGGGGCCTACACCCGAAGGGACAAAAAGGGGATCCGGGAGGACTACGAACGGGTCCTCCACCACTTTCCCATCCTTCGGCAGAGAAAGGATCAGTGGGCGGGGACGCTCAGCGGTGGCGAACAGCAGATGCTGGCCATCGGGAGGGCCCTGATGGCCCGTCCCAAACTCTTGATGCTCGATGAACCCTCTCTGGGGCTCTCCCCCCTTCTCGTCAAGGAGATCTTCGGCATCATCCAGACGATCAACGATGAGGGGACGACGATCCTCCTCGTGGAACAGAATGCGAAGATGGCCTTGAGGATTTCGGACTACGCCTTCGTCCTCGAAAGCGGAAGGATCGTGGCGGCCAATAAACCCGAAATCCTTCTTCAGGACGAGGATGTCAAAGAATTCTATCTCGGCATCCGTTCTGAGGAATCGGCCAAAGGCTATCAGAGGTGGAAACGGAAGAAACGCTGGCGGTAA
- a CDS encoding ABC transporter substrate-binding protein — translation MRKRQWGIGLILTMFGFLISSPTWGQAVRGVTDTEILIGQWGPQTGPAAPWGAVARGTDLLVKIINDEGGIHGRKIRYFLRDDSYMPAKTKAIAKEFVEQIGVFAVVGGVGVATGMTARDYLMENKVPWCGPVTGVYEWITPIQKYLFAIYPLYDDEAFNLTGYLYEKLGFKKIAMFYQNDDYGKQGLMGVERYLLKHKLKLVEKVSAEVTDRDLSTHALKLKNSGAEAVIMWAMPTHAALLLAETAKIGFKPQWATSNTLSDAALMMSITKGLWAGMINSFFGELPDSNHPLMVKYREAQKKYAPQERWGVFYYAGIIFAEPFFEGLRRAGRNLTPETWVSAMETLKNWQGIGPPITYGPAKTPMDRQGGKHVFYGKVRPDGSIERLTDWIQITK, via the coding sequence GGGGGTTACGGACACAGAGATCCTCATCGGACAATGGGGGCCTCAAACCGGACCCGCTGCCCCTTGGGGAGCCGTGGCCAGAGGGACGGACCTTCTGGTCAAGATCATCAACGATGAGGGCGGGATCCACGGAAGAAAGATCCGATACTTTTTGCGGGACGACTCCTACATGCCGGCCAAGACCAAGGCCATCGCAAAGGAATTTGTAGAGCAGATCGGCGTCTTCGCCGTCGTGGGAGGCGTCGGGGTGGCCACCGGGATGACCGCCCGGGATTACCTGATGGAGAACAAAGTCCCCTGGTGCGGCCCGGTCACGGGCGTCTATGAATGGATCACCCCGATCCAAAAGTACCTCTTCGCCATCTACCCCCTCTACGACGATGAGGCCTTCAACCTCACGGGCTACCTCTATGAGAAGCTTGGGTTCAAAAAGATCGCCATGTTCTATCAGAACGACGATTACGGAAAACAGGGGCTTATGGGGGTGGAGCGCTATCTCTTGAAGCACAAATTGAAGCTGGTCGAGAAGGTCTCTGCGGAGGTGACCGACCGGGATCTCAGCACCCACGCCTTAAAATTGAAGAACTCCGGAGCCGAAGCGGTCATCATGTGGGCCATGCCCACCCATGCCGCCCTGCTTCTGGCGGAGACGGCCAAGATCGGATTCAAACCTCAGTGGGCGACAAGCAACACCCTTTCCGACGCGGCCCTGATGATGAGCATCACCAAAGGGTTATGGGCCGGAATGATCAACTCCTTCTTCGGTGAGCTTCCGGACTCCAACCATCCCCTGATGGTCAAATACCGAGAGGCCCAGAAGAAATATGCCCCCCAGGAGCGCTGGGGCGTCTTCTACTATGCCGGCATCATCTTCGCCGAGCCCTTCTTCGAAGGGCTCCGGAGGGCCGGGAGGAATTTGACCCCCGAGACCTGGGTGAGCGCCATGGAAACGCTCAAGAACTGGCAAGGCATCGGTCCGCCCATCACCTATGGTCCGGCGAAAACGCCGATGGACCGGCAGGGCGGGAAACATGTCTTCTATGGGAAGGTCCGTCCTGACGGCTCGATCGAGAGGCTCACGGACTGGATCCAGATCACGAAGTAG